The proteins below are encoded in one region of Lepisosteus oculatus isolate fLepOcu1 chromosome 10, fLepOcu1.hap2, whole genome shotgun sequence:
- the LOC102690222 gene encoding telethonin — protein MPSHAAKDIPYLFNAYCDVKEDNVRKKEFYQSTWLDLDMETRPQEKTTLFEQNTSRKESYEKKQVAHFLVQRSPNQKIKLGILGEKMKEYQLPYKNVLPVPMFVPSKAKKEHHRTPTPEELKAIMEFEKALSSGLSTKRREISEIKKDMPKMIQPTQLDFRASNLISPQNVQAVQRS, from the exons ATGCCTTCCCATGCTGCAAAGGATATCCCTTATCTCTTCAACGCCTATTGTGATGTGAAGGAAGACAATGTCAGGAAGAAGGAATTTTATCAATCAACATGGCTGGACCTGGATATGGAAACAAGACCTCAGGAAAA GACAACGCTGTTCGAGCAAAACACTTCGCGAAAGGAGAGCTATGAGAAGAAGCAAGTGGCTCATTTTCTGGTGCAGAGATCCCCCAACCAGAAGATAAAGTTGGGCATACTGGGGGAGAAAATGAAGGAATACCAGCTTCCCTACAAGAACGTCCTCCCTGTTCCCATGTTTGTGCCCAGCAAGGCTAAGAAAGAGCACCACCGCACTCCAACCCCAGAAGAACTCAAAGCCATCATGGAGTTCGAGAAGGCGTTGTCGAGCGGCCTCAGTACCAAACGAAGAGAGATTTCTGAGATTAAGAAAGACATGCCCAAAATGATCCAGCCTACGCAGTTAGACTTTAGAGCCTCAAATCTAATTTCTCCTCAAAATGTGCAGGCTGTGCAGAGAAGCTAA